The proteins below come from a single Marinobacter bohaiensis genomic window:
- the recR gene encoding recombination mediator RecR has translation MAFSPLVDELVESLRCLPGVGQKTAQRMAFHLLERGRDGGERLAGALQNAMSGVRRCESCQNFADTELCNLCANEKRRTGTLCVVESPSDLLAIEQAGYYEGSYFVLMGHLSPIDGIGPEEIGIERLLRRIRDEGVKELILATNPTVEGEATAHYIADRLDGQDVLITRLAHGIPVGGELGYVDGFTLGHAFRGRKPLAE, from the coding sequence ATGGCATTTAGTCCCCTGGTTGACGAGCTGGTCGAGTCCCTGCGCTGTTTGCCCGGCGTGGGCCAGAAGACGGCTCAGCGTATGGCCTTCCATCTGCTGGAACGTGGCCGCGACGGTGGCGAGCGGCTGGCGGGCGCGCTGCAGAACGCCATGAGCGGCGTGCGCCGCTGCGAATCCTGCCAGAATTTCGCCGATACCGAGCTTTGCAACCTGTGCGCCAATGAAAAGCGCCGCACCGGCACCCTCTGCGTGGTAGAGAGCCCATCCGACCTGCTAGCCATTGAGCAGGCCGGTTACTACGAAGGCAGCTACTTCGTGCTGATGGGCCACCTGTCGCCGATCGATGGCATCGGGCCGGAAGAGATCGGCATCGAGCGCCTGCTGCGCCGCATTCGCGACGAGGGCGTCAAGGAGCTGATCCTGGCCACCAATCCCACCGTCGAGGGTGAGGCCACCGCGCACTACATCGCCGACCGGCTGGACGGCCAGGACGTGCTTATCACCCGGCTCGCCCATGGTATCCCGGTCGGTGGCGAACTGGGTTACGTCGACGGCTTCACCCTGGGTCATGCCTTCCGCGGGCGCAAACCCCTGGCGGAATGA
- the rnd gene encoding ribonuclease D — protein MTQASHVRWIESPAELDQWLAASPDQPLSLDTEFERVSTFFPIPGLIQVGLSDDLRLVEPSVAEAASGFRACIGDDQRPKLLYAMSEDLELFRHWLDLEPQGVLDLQLACALAGLGFSVGYAKLVEQLFDVAIDKSATRSDWLARPLSEAQCAYALEDIRYLAPMYEQLRERLEARDLYQAWREESARFAADLSAQTEPTDYYLRIRGGWHLKAQQQAVLRELANWREAECRRRDRPRNRVLSDNLLIRVAERMPTSKGGLAAVEEMPPVVVRRYGDTLLNLVEQGRSADAIADRIEPPLTRDEQGLLKQVKRLMRGVAEARSVPIELLAPRRRIEACIRRWHPDDEAARFFLEGWRGELLAPVLDEVSTVLESRAQES, from the coding sequence ATGACCCAAGCAAGCCATGTACGCTGGATCGAATCGCCGGCGGAGCTGGACCAATGGCTGGCGGCCTCGCCGGACCAGCCGCTGTCCCTGGATACCGAATTCGAACGGGTCAGCACCTTTTTTCCCATACCCGGGCTGATCCAGGTCGGGCTTAGCGACGATCTGCGCCTGGTCGAGCCGTCGGTTGCCGAGGCGGCGTCCGGTTTCCGCGCCTGCATTGGCGATGATCAGCGCCCGAAGTTGCTTTACGCCATGAGCGAGGACCTGGAGCTGTTCCGTCACTGGCTCGACCTGGAGCCGCAGGGCGTGCTCGATCTGCAGCTGGCCTGCGCGCTTGCGGGGCTCGGTTTTTCCGTGGGCTACGCCAAGCTGGTGGAGCAGCTGTTCGATGTGGCGATCGACAAGTCCGCCACACGCTCCGACTGGCTGGCGCGCCCGCTGAGCGAGGCTCAGTGCGCCTATGCGCTGGAGGACATCCGCTACCTGGCGCCGATGTACGAACAGCTGCGCGAACGCCTGGAAGCCCGCGATCTGTATCAGGCGTGGCGGGAGGAAAGTGCCCGTTTCGCCGCCGACCTGTCCGCCCAGACCGAGCCCACCGACTACTACCTGCGCATTCGCGGTGGCTGGCACCTGAAAGCCCAACAGCAGGCCGTCCTGCGCGAGCTGGCGAACTGGCGGGAAGCGGAGTGCCGTCGCCGCGACCGTCCGCGCAACCGGGTTTTGTCCGATAACCTGCTGATTCGCGTCGCGGAGCGCATGCCCACCAGCAAGGGTGGCCTGGCGGCCGTCGAGGAAATGCCCCCGGTGGTGGTTCGCCGTTACGGCGACACCCTGCTGAACCTGGTGGAGCAGGGCAGGTCCGCCGATGCAATTGCTGATAGAATTGAACCGCCCCTGACCCGGGACGAGCAGGGCCTGCTCAAGCAGGTCAAACGCCTGATGCGGGGGGTGGCGGAGGCGCGATCCGTGCCGATTGAGCTGCTGGCGCCGCGTCGCCGTATCGAGGCCTGCATCCGCCGCTGGCACCCGGACGACGAGGCCGCCCGCTTCTTCCTGGAGGGCTGGCGCGGCGAGTTGCTGGCGCCGGTCCTGGATGAAGTTTCGACCGTACTAGAATCAAGAGCACAGGAATCATGA
- a CDS encoding YcgL domain-containing protein codes for MMTREFVSVFASTRKQDTYLYVRRGQVWDDLPEPLREIFGVPRHAMDLIMTPERKLARTSGAEVLKAIEDKDFFLQMPEEQDAYIVEFKQQLKKA; via the coding sequence ATCATGACACGAGAGTTTGTATCGGTGTTCGCCAGCACCCGCAAGCAGGACACTTACCTGTACGTCCGGCGCGGTCAGGTCTGGGATGACTTGCCCGAACCCCTGCGGGAGATTTTTGGCGTTCCCCGGCACGCCATGGACCTGATCATGACGCCGGAGCGCAAGCTGGCCCGCACCTCCGGCGCGGAAGTACTCAAGGCCATCGAAGACAAGGATTTCTTCCTGCAGATGCCGGAAGAGCAGGACGCGTACATCGTTGAGTTCAAGCAGCAACTGAAGAAAGCGTAA
- a CDS encoding YcgN family cysteine cluster protein, translating to MIAAIPFWQRKRFDEMSRNEWESLCDGCGKCCLTKLEDADTGDVYYTDLACQYMDGDTCQCTVYSERQAKEPDCIVLTPESVSSFHWLPQTCAYRLLAEDKPLPDWHPLVSGDPDSVHRAQVSVRQRTVSNAAVDEDDWEEHIIHWVL from the coding sequence ATGATCGCCGCGATTCCTTTCTGGCAACGTAAGCGTTTCGACGAAATGTCGCGCAACGAGTGGGAATCGCTTTGCGACGGCTGCGGCAAGTGCTGTCTGACCAAGCTGGAAGACGCCGATACCGGTGATGTCTACTATACCGATCTGGCGTGCCAGTATATGGACGGCGATACCTGTCAGTGCACCGTCTACAGTGAACGTCAGGCGAAAGAACCGGACTGCATCGTGCTGACACCGGAGTCGGTATCGTCCTTTCACTGGCTGCCGCAAACCTGCGCCTACCGCCTGCTGGCGGAAGACAAGCCACTGCCGGACTGGCACCCGCTGGTTTCCGGCGACCCGGATTCGGTACACCGGGCGCAGGTGTCGGTGCGACAGCGTACGGTTTCCAACGCAGCCGTCGATGAGGACGACTGGGAAGAACACATCATTCATTGGGTACTTTAA